A genome region from Macrotis lagotis isolate mMagLag1 chromosome 4, bilby.v1.9.chrom.fasta, whole genome shotgun sequence includes the following:
- the LOC141520227 gene encoding olfactory receptor 4F3/4F16/4F29-like, with protein MDRANYSMVYEFVLMGLTNSWGLQLFLFLFSSIFYMASMLGNFLIVITVISEPHLHSPMYFLLANLSFIDMIDSCIVTPKMICDLFKKHKLISFGGCVSQIFFIHCIGGVEMVLLIAMAFDRYIAICKPLHYLTIMNQRICIGILMSGWIIGLIHSLIQLAFVIKLPFCGPNKVDSFYCDLPRFIKLACTDTYKLQFLVTANSGFISLGAFFILIFSYIIILATVRQHSSGGSSKALSTLSAHITVVILFFGPCIFVYVWPFPTLSLDKFLAIFDSVITPFLNPTIYTFRNKEMKVAMKRLWSQLLKSQTFS; from the coding sequence TATGAGTTTGTGTTAATGGGACTCACCAATTCTTGGGGGCTACAACTTTTTCTCTTCCTGTTCTCTTCTATATTCTATATGGCAAGCATGCTGGGTAACTTCCTCATTGTGATCACAGTGATCTCTGAACCTCACCTACACTCCCCAATGTACTTTCTACTGGCCAATCTCTCTTTCATTGACATGATTGACTCCTGCATTGTGACCCCCAAAATGATTTGTGACCTCTTCAAGAAGCATAAATTAATCTCCTTTGGAGGTTGTGTTTCTCAGATCTTCTTTATTCATTGCATAGGTGGTGTAGAGATGGTGCTCCTCATAGCTATGGCCTTTGACCGTTATATTGCAATATGTAAGCCTCTCCACTACTTGACCATTATGAATCAGAGAATTTGCATTGGCATTTTGATGTCTGGCTGGATCATTGGCCTCATCCATTCATTGATCCAATTAGCCTTTGTGATAAAGTTACCCTTTTGTGGTCCCAATAAAGTAGATAGTTTTTATTGTGACCTTCCTCGGTTCATAAAACTTGCCTGCACAGATACCTATAAGCTACAGTTCTTAGTCACTGCTAACAGTGGGTTCATCTCTCTGGGTGCCttcttcattttgattttctcttaCATTATCATTTTAGCCACTGTCCGACAACACTCTTCTGGTGGGTCATCTAAGGCTCTCTCAACACTGTCTGCTCATATCACTGTAGTAATCCTGTTCTTTGGTCCATGTATCTTTGTCTATGTGTGGCCATTCCCCACGCTGTCACTAGATAAATTTCTTGCCATATTTGACTCAGTGATCACTCCTTTTCTGAATCCAACCATCTACACATTCAGAAACAAGGAGATGAAAGTGGCCATGAAAAGACTTTGGAGTCAGCTCCTGAAATCCCAGACTTTCTCCTAA